In the genome of Calothrix sp. PCC 6303, the window CAAACGAATTTGTTTAAGTGTTAAGAGTAGCGGGTGAGTAGCGGAAACTTCATTGTCACGATAAGCACCAATAATTAATATATGTCCGCTATCGGTTTCTGATGCCAACATTTGCATCAACTTTAATGATGCAGAATCAGCCCACTGTAAATCATCTAAGAAAATAACTAGGGGGTGTTCTGATGTGGCAAAGATCTTAATAAAGTTTTTAAATAGTAAATTAAAGCGGTTTTGGGATGCGGTTCCTTCCAACTCTACGACGGCAGGTTGTTTACCAATAATACCTTCCAATTCAGGTATGACATCAATGATAACTTCAGCATTTTCACCTAATACCTCTATGATTGTACTTCGCCAATATTGAAGAAGAGTGTCACTTTCGCTTAATAGCTGACCCATCAAATCACGAAATGACTGTACAAATGCCGAAAATGGGATATGACGCTGGAATTGGTCATATTTACCCCTAATAAAGTACCCGCGTTGACGGACAATTGGTTTATGAACTTCATTAACAACTGCGGTTTTACCAATTCCCGACAACCCAGCCAATAACATGACTTCGGTGTCACCATGGCTAACACGTTCAAAAGCTGTTAGTAGTTGTTTGATTTCATCTTCCCGACCGTAAAGCTTCTCTGGGATAATAAAGCGATCGCATAAATCCCGCTGCCCTAATAAAAAAGCCGGTATATCCCGCTGTTGATGCCAATATTTTTGACATCGCTCTAAATCATATTTTAAGCCTAATGCACTTTGATAGCGTTCTTCAGCATTTTTTGCCATCAATTTACTGACAATAGCTGCAAGTTGCTTAGGAATATCAGGATTAATACTAGTTACATTTTCTGCTTTTTGGGCAATATGGCAGTGCAGCAACTCCATTGGATCTTTAGTGATGAAGGGCAACTGCTGTGTCAACAGCCGATAAAAAGTCACACCCAAGGAGTAAAAATCTGTGCGGTAATCAATTCCGCGATTCATTCTTCCCGTTTGTTCTGGGGAAATATACGCAAGCGTCCCTTCTAAAGTGTTGGGATTTTTTAACTGTTGCGTCTCTCGTGGAAGTACTGAAGCGATACTGAAGTCAATTAATTTAACCTGCTTGGTATCGGGGTTAATTAAGATGTTTGCGGGTTTAATATCTTTATGAATAATGCGGCAGCGATGTAAAGCATCTAATGCGACAACTACTTGAATGGCAACATCAAAAAACTCATGGAGTTCTTTAGGCTTAGATTCATGAAAATACTCATCTAATGAGATTCCGCCAAAGTCTTCCATGACTAAAGCATAAAAGGTATTGTAGGTCTCCAACGATAAGGGACGCACAACTCCATCAATATCTAAATTTTTGGAAATGATAAATTGATTGCGGAACTGAACTAGCTCGCTAAAACTCGGATATTCATTCCGCATCAGTTTTACGATGACGCACTTCCCATCTGATTCACGCATCGCGCGGCAAACCAGGGTTTTTGACCCTGAATAGATTTGCTCATTAATTTCATAGCCAGGAAGATAAATGTTCATAGTGATTATTAACTCACACCACTGAATATATTTAGTCTGTGTAGTAATTGTTCCCATTTGAAGTCAATTTATAACACCTGGGTATTATTTGTTTGTATTCACAAAGTAATACAAATTATGAACTTACGTAGACTTCATATTATGTACTTAAAAGCAATCTATTAATCATAATAACTTTAAGTTATCCTTGTAATTTTTATCTGAGTATGAGTATTTTTTTACATTACTGATGAATATTCAACAGATAATCTTATGTTTTCTAGGAGTTTATTCTTAACTTTATAAATAGGTATTTATTTGCTTGATGGCGTTTAAATTTCCTTTAAGGAAAATTACGTATTTTCTGGCTTATCGTTTTGATTATTTTGATGATTTACTGTAAATAAAACGAAAGGGTGCAGATAAATTATTTTTCAGCATTATTAATTTGTTTGGTAATGTAATGATCAAATTTTTATTCGCAATTCCTATGATACAAATCATTGTTCATAAATATGTGGAATAAAAGCCATATGCAAACTAAAATTTCGACACCTATCCTTAGCTACATGAAGCAGTTGGAAAGCGAAGGAATAACTAATATAGAGGAACTATCTGATTACCTGTATGAGCATTACTTGCGACAGGTAGACTTGGGTTTGTATTCCAACGGGCGCTATACATTGACTGGAAGTGATTCCACAGCCACAGTTGCCTCAACCTTGGTTAATAGCGGAGAAGAATGTATTTTGTGGTGTATCAATCATTACCTAGGATTAAATAGAAATCAGAATGTAATTGATAAGGTATGTCTCGCTGTACGGGAGTTTGGTACAGGTTCCGGAACATCAGCTATGTCTGGAGGAATGTCCATTATCCACAAGCGAGTTGAAGACAAACTGCAACATCTGATTGGTAAAGAAGGTGTTTTACTTTTTCCTACTGGCTTTACAACAAATTTAGGATGTTTGTCAGCTTTGCCAGGAAAACATGATTTAATCATTTTTGATCGTGAAAGTCACGCATCGATTATTGATGGTGTTAAGTTGTCTGGTAATAAATGGATGACATTTAAGCATAACAACGTTGGAGATTTGGAAAGCAAATTAAACAAGTATCAAGATAAATATGAAAATATTTTTGTAGTTATAGAATCAGCTTATTCCATGAGTGGTGACTTAGCACCCCTAAGGGAAATAGTCGCATTGAAGCAAAAATATAAATTTTTCATTTATGTTGATGAGGCGCATACCTTCGGGATTTACGGTAAAAATGGATCTGGCTATTGCTCACATCTTGGACTTGTAGATGACGTTGATTTTATTGCTGCAACTCTATCCAAAGCAACCTCATCTATCGGGGGATTTGTTGCGATGAAATCGAAGTATATTCCCTTATTGCATTGGCGCGCTAGTACATACACTTTCCAAGCATGTTTGACACCTGGTGATGCCACAGCAATTTTAGCGTCGTTGGAGGAAATTGAACAAAATCCACAATTAATAGAATTACTTCACGAGAAAAATCAGTATATGCGCCGTTGTCTGACATCTTTGGGGTTTGATTTAGGTACAAGCCAAAGTCCGATTATTCCTGTGTTTATACCAGATGTAGAAAAACTAATGGCATTTAACAAAGAGTTATATGCTCGTGGTATTTTCTCTGTGTCAATTGTTTACCCAGGTGTCAAACCCCATGAAGGCAGAATTAGATTTATCTTGAGTGTGGCACATACGAAGGAACAGATCGATACAACTGTAAATGCATTGTATGAGTTGGGCTTAAAGTATGGAGTTATTGCTCATGCTATGACCGCGTGAGAAGATTCATAAGAGATTTTTTCCGCTTTTTCCGCTTGATTTTACTGATACTATTTTCGCTTTTTCCCTTGGGGAGAATTACTAGGGTTCAGTTGTTGCCTACCATTACGAATTATGTTTAGAATTTGACTTAAATCTGTTTCAATGTTGTCTAAAACACCATCAGCATATTCATCTGCACCTTGCTCAATTTGCTGTGCTTGGGCAATGGCTTGGCTTCGCATTTCTTCTAATTCTTCTTGGCAGTGACGGCGTTTGAGATCAATTTCGGTGAGAGTTTCTTTCATCATCGCTTCACATTCTAATTGAGTTTGGCGACGTATCTGTTGTGCTTCTTTATCTGCTTGAAGAATAATGTCATTTTCATCTAGGATTTGGACACGTTTAGCCTGTGCTGCATCAACTATTTGCTGTCCGTATTCTTCAGCTTCGAGAAGGATTTCCTGCTTTTGCTCGATAATAGCGATCGCGTGATTAAACGCATCGGGTAAAGATACACGGATTAAATCTAGTTGTTCTAGCAATTTCTCCTCATCAATTAAAGTTTTGCCAGTTAGTGGAATCCGAAAGCTAGAAAGTATCATCTCCTCCAGACGATTTAGTTCCTGCTCAACATCTATGGCTCTAATTCCGGTTGTATCTGTTCTGGAAACTCCATTGTCCCCTGGGGATGGGGAGTTGTTTCCATTTCCTTTGTGTTCTGATTCGATATCGGATAATTGTGTGCGTAGCATTGGTATATATCTAGGGCAACGTGGGGAGGTACAAGATGATTAATCGCACCACCAAATCTTGCAATCTCTTTTACCACACTACTACTTAAAAAACTATACTCGTTAGACGTGGCAAGAAAAACTGTTTCGATTTCAGTGGAAAGCGTTTTGTTGGTGTGTGCCATCGACAATTCTATTTCAAAGTCGGAAATTGCCCGCAACCCCCGCAAGAGAACCTGTGCTTGGCGGATATGAGCATAATTCACCGTTAGTCCATCAAAGCTATCTACCTCCACATTAGATAAATGCTTTGTTGAGTAGCGAATTTGCTCAAGTCGTTGTTCAACTGTAAACAAAGGTGTTTTGTTAGGATTTCGCAAAACAGCGACAATTATCCTTTCAAATAGCTTGGCACCACGTTGAATTAGGTCAAGGTGTCCTAGCGTTACCGGGTCAAAGCTTCCTGGATATATGGCAATCACAATTGCTGAGGTGCTTTCTCGTCATGTGAGTGCAATTATACCTAATAAATAGTATTTTTATACACTGCTTGCTTTTTATGGCGAAAAGTTTTTGCTTTCGTATTCAAGTTTCTTCCAAAAAACAGGCTACTGCCCTCATTGACGCTAATTAGGGGATCACCAAAAAATAAATTACCTAATTTTGTGGG includes:
- the coaD gene encoding pantetheine-phosphate adenylyltransferase, with amino-acid sequence MIAIYPGSFDPVTLGHLDLIQRGAKLFERIIVAVLRNPNKTPLFTVEQRLEQIRYSTKHLSNVEVDSFDGLTVNYAHIRQAQVLLRGLRAISDFEIELSMAHTNKTLSTEIETVFLATSNEYSFLSSSVVKEIARFGGAINHLVPPHVALDIYQCYAHNYPISNQNTKEMETTPHPQGTMEFPEQIQPELEP
- a CDS encoding DivIVA domain-containing protein; its protein translation is MLRTQLSDIESEHKGNGNNSPSPGDNGVSRTDTTGIRAIDVEQELNRLEEMILSSFRIPLTGKTLIDEEKLLEQLDLIRVSLPDAFNHAIAIIEQKQEILLEAEEYGQQIVDAAQAKRVQILDENDIILQADKEAQQIRRQTQLECEAMMKETLTEIDLKRRHCQEELEEMRSQAIAQAQQIEQGADEYADGVLDNIETDLSQILNIIRNGRQQLNPSNSPQGKKRK
- a CDS encoding aminotransferase class I/II-fold pyridoxal phosphate-dependent enzyme; translated protein: MQTKISTPILSYMKQLESEGITNIEELSDYLYEHYLRQVDLGLYSNGRYTLTGSDSTATVASTLVNSGEECILWCINHYLGLNRNQNVIDKVCLAVREFGTGSGTSAMSGGMSIIHKRVEDKLQHLIGKEGVLLFPTGFTTNLGCLSALPGKHDLIIFDRESHASIIDGVKLSGNKWMTFKHNNVGDLESKLNKYQDKYENIFVVIESAYSMSGDLAPLREIVALKQKYKFFIYVDEAHTFGIYGKNGSGYCSHLGLVDDVDFIAATLSKATSSIGGFVAMKSKYIPLLHWRASTYTFQACLTPGDATAILASLEEIEQNPQLIELLHEKNQYMRRCLTSLGFDLGTSQSPIIPVFIPDVEKLMAFNKELYARGIFSVSIVYPGVKPHEGRIRFILSVAHTKEQIDTTVNALYELGLKYGVIAHAMTA